The proteins below come from a single Magnetococcales bacterium genomic window:
- a CDS encoding DUF4347 domain-containing protein, with translation MKLFRRNRQRFDDQNIAQRNAPAPIAFALEPRIMFDGAAPETWSDLQVPPHPEAEAISEPQPVQSGPHSGEQEGNHPLREVAVIDTGIAEYQSLIDALKGKENDGADTIEVVLIEGGQSGLARLAAWAQHREQVDTLHLFTHGSPGLITLGSDVLTFDTLKNSETAAVLAALGHALTEDGNILIHGCTVAAHAEGNDFITLLAHETGADVAASIDATGASRLGGDWDLERATGPIESNILEHLARNDPFDHLLETVTFVAGDLVNNTDAFTKSIGGQTFTITPGSSPFINIQTDIPALTGLYVLNSDLSAGNGTEFTLAAPTNYTFDLGSFQYTSDRGAQSLTLTLTLIDNTTDAQTYATTGNSTVQTFNTFTTAAEDVRSIKFVTNELIYYNNFVITDVKPIPTAPTVASVSSDTANGSYKVGDTVDVKVTFSEAVTVTGTPQITLETGTTDRTVDYSSGSGTTELHFTYTVQASDTSSDLDVTGTTALALNGGTIASTATTTNATLTLAAPGAANSLGNAKALVIDTTAPTVASVTSTTANGTYKTGDAVNVTVNFSENVTVTGTPTLTLETGTTDRTIDYVSGSGTSALVFTYTVQAGDTSADLDYTATTALALGGGSINDTAGNAATLTLATPGAANSLGNAKALVIDTTAPTVSSVTSTTANGTYKTGDAVNVTVNFSENVTVTGTPTLTLETGTTDRTVDYVSGSGTSALVFTYTVQAGDSSADLDTTATTALALNGGSINDGAGNSATLTLAAPGAANSLGNAKALVIDGVAPTVASVSSSTADGSYKAGDAVNITVNFSENVTVTGTPTLTLETGTTDRTIDYVSGTGSSALVFTYTVSAGDTASDLDYTATNALSLNGGGIADSAGNSATLTLAAPGAANSLGNSKALVIDTTVPTVTSVTSTSNNGTYYPGNTINVTVTFSEAVTVTGTPTITLETGTTDRDVAYASGSGTNTLVFTYTVQSGDNSADLDYTATTALSLGGGSINDTAGNAATLTLAAPGAANSLGANKALVVALAPSVTSVSATTANGSYKSGDAIAVTVTFSEAVTVTGTPTITLETGTTDRNATYASGSGTTTLTFNYTVQAGDGSGDLDYTATNALGLNGGTIQNGQAVAASLTLASPGAANSLGANKAIVIDTTSPTVSSVNATTGDGSYKQGDTINIIVNFSEAITVATGGGTPYLTLETGTTDRNATYASGTGSTTLVFSYTVQAGDTSSDLEAVSTAALVSNGGTLKDTAGNDATLTLASPGAANSLGANRAIVIDTTSPTVSSVSAFTANGSYNGGIVIVTVTFSEAITVASGIGAPYLTLETGTIDRNAIYINGSGSTSLAFLYIVQAGDTSSDLDAVSTAALVLNGSTFKDAAGNDATLTLASPGAANSLGANKAIVIDTTSPTVSSVTSTTANGSYKQGDTVNVTVTFSEAITVATGGGTPYLTLETGTTDRNATYASGSGSTDLVFSYTVQAGDTSSDLDAVSTAALVSNGGTLRDAAGNDATLTLASPGAANSFGANKAIVIDTTSPTVTSVGSTTANGTYFPGNTIDITVLFSEAVTVTGTPTLTLETGTTDRSVNYSSGSGTTTLVFSYTVQTGDLSNDLDYTTTTALALNGGTINDAAGNAATLTLATPGNANSLGNAKAIVLASLPTVTDVTSSTANGLYKVGDTLALTVTFTEAVTVTGTPTITLETGTTDRSATYASGSGTTTLTFNYTVQAGDGSGDLDYTATNALGLNGGTIQNGQAVAASLTLASPGAANSLGANKAIVIDTTSPTVSSVTSTTADGSYKQGDTVNVTVTFSEAITVTTGGGTSYLTLETGTTDRNATYASGSGSTSLVFSYIVQAGDTSSDLDAVSTAALVLNGSTFKDAAGNDATLTLASPGAVNSLGNAKAIVIDTTPAVVNRVSSITSNGTYKEGDTLRITVHFSENVTVTQTPTLTLETGKTDRAVNYASGSGTDTLTFTYTIQPGDVSEDLDTIATTALALNGGTIADAAGNAASLLLPTPGSSRSLGQNKDFLIDTTPPAVVQITSTAADTTFKSGETIPISVHFSETVFVTATPGLTLETGTTDRTARYRQGSGSSTLVFDYTVAEGDFNGDLDLVALNPLSLDGATIKDGAGHAASTLLPDPGTPLSLGGSKNIVADGMAPAILSITSPAVDGTYKEADRITVTLHFSEAVLVTGTPTLTLETGTTDREAIFSGGSGTTAIDFSYTVQQGDASSNLDITGPSALSYNGGAIRDPAGNPADLALPSPGSTRSLGHGRTIIIDTAATTPSTPVTPETAPSTAATTTPAASSSNTTPTASTPNPTPLIPVPPVSTPLVTSSVAAPSTTATPGIAPTGPILSSSTNVAAVVTFASTGANLDINNGPIAPIVTFTTSTPPPTTLPATSNPSAPTSILAPSTVVSPSPLVDTVLTTFPSLILQPSTTATAPSSPPPVPPAAPTPTTPGPTAPTVSPSGTGTTPPSPSGITLTSNAGFPVASGTPAIPPGASGLFLADGIPDMNATIGGNVDFSVPSTAFAHSDGNAVVQLSAQQADGQSLPNWLQFDPRTGKFSGQPPEGFDGNLNIKVIARDNNGREAVAVFRVKMGQERTGNTDRGASWLHPSAIRPVLARWGAMDRDQPIQEGSPGLSRQLAHHGRTGWIERTLRLQHAAERMATSRNMVSKG, from the coding sequence ATGAAACTCTTCCGCAGGAATCGCCAACGGTTCGATGACCAGAACATTGCGCAGCGAAATGCCCCCGCGCCGATCGCCTTTGCCCTGGAGCCAAGGATCATGTTCGATGGCGCCGCCCCGGAAACGTGGAGCGACCTCCAGGTACCACCGCACCCCGAGGCGGAGGCAATTTCGGAGCCGCAACCGGTGCAATCCGGTCCACACTCCGGGGAACAGGAAGGAAATCACCCCCTGCGGGAGGTGGCCGTCATCGATACCGGAATCGCCGAATATCAATCCCTGATCGACGCCCTGAAGGGAAAAGAAAACGATGGCGCGGACACCATCGAAGTGGTTTTGATCGAAGGGGGACAGAGTGGTCTGGCGCGGTTGGCGGCGTGGGCACAACATCGGGAACAGGTCGATACCCTGCACCTATTCACCCACGGTTCCCCCGGATTGATCACCCTGGGAAGCGATGTCCTGACCTTCGACACCCTGAAGAATTCAGAGACGGCTGCGGTTTTGGCAGCGTTGGGTCATGCCTTGACCGAGGATGGAAACATTTTGATCCATGGTTGCACCGTGGCGGCCCATGCCGAAGGGAACGACTTCATCACCCTCCTGGCGCACGAGACCGGAGCCGACGTGGCCGCATCCATCGACGCCACGGGAGCCTCCCGCCTTGGAGGAGATTGGGACCTTGAACGGGCGACCGGTCCGATCGAGTCGAACATCCTGGAACATCTTGCCCGAAACGACCCCTTCGACCATCTCCTGGAGACCGTCACCTTCGTCGCCGGCGATCTTGTCAACAACACCGATGCGTTCACCAAATCCATCGGCGGTCAGACGTTCACGATCACCCCCGGGTCCAGCCCTTTTATCAACATTCAGACCGACATCCCCGCCTTGACCGGACTGTATGTCCTGAACTCCGACCTGAGTGCCGGAAACGGTACTGAATTCACCCTTGCCGCCCCCACCAACTACACCTTCGACCTGGGGTCCTTTCAATATACCAGCGACCGGGGCGCCCAATCCCTGACGCTGACCCTGACCCTCATCGACAACACGACCGATGCCCAAACCTATGCCACCACCGGGAACTCCACCGTCCAAACCTTCAATACCTTCACCACGGCGGCGGAAGATGTGAGAAGCATCAAATTCGTCACCAACGAATTGATCTACTACAACAATTTCGTCATCACCGACGTCAAGCCGATCCCGACCGCCCCCACCGTTGCCTCGGTCAGTTCCGACACCGCCAACGGCTCCTACAAGGTTGGGGATACGGTCGATGTCAAGGTCACCTTTTCCGAAGCGGTCACCGTGACCGGGACGCCGCAAATCACCCTGGAAACCGGGACCACCGACCGGACCGTCGATTATTCCAGCGGCTCGGGGACCACCGAGCTTCATTTCACCTATACCGTGCAGGCTTCCGATACCTCCAGCGACCTTGACGTCACCGGGACCACGGCCCTCGCGCTCAATGGCGGAACCATCGCCAGTACCGCGACCACCACCAACGCCACCCTGACACTGGCGGCGCCGGGGGCCGCCAACTCCCTGGGCAATGCCAAGGCCCTGGTCATCGACACCACCGCGCCCACCGTGGCATCGGTCACCTCCACCACGGCCAACGGTACCTACAAAACGGGCGACGCCGTCAACGTCACCGTCAACTTTTCGGAAAACGTCACCGTCACCGGGACCCCGACCCTCACCCTGGAGACCGGGACCACCGACCGCACCATCGATTATGTCAGTGGTTCGGGAACCAGCGCCCTCGTCTTCACCTATACCGTCCAGGCGGGCGATACCAGCGCCGACCTGGACTATACCGCCACAACCGCCCTGGCCCTCGGTGGAGGAAGCATCAACGATACCGCTGGCAACGCCGCGACCCTCACCCTCGCCACCCCCGGCGCCGCCAATTCGCTCGGCAACGCCAAGGCCCTCGTCATCGACACCACCGCGCCCACCGTCTCCTCGGTCACCTCCACCACGGCCAACGGTACCTACAAGACAGGCGACGCCGTCAACGTCACCGTCAATTTTTCGGAAAACGTCACCGTCACCGGGACCCCGACCCTCACCCTGGAGACCGGGACTACCGACCGCACCGTCGATTATGTCAGTGGTTCGGGAACCAGCGCCCTCGTCTTCACCTATACCGTGCAGGCGGGCGACTCCAGCGCCGATCTTGACACGACCGCCACCACCGCCCTGGCCCTCAACGGAGGCAGCATCAATGATGGCGCCGGCAACAGTGCAACCCTTACCCTCGCCGCCCCAGGGGCCGCCAATTCGCTGGGCAATGCCAAGGCCCTTGTCATCGATGGCGTCGCGCCGACGGTCGCCTCGGTCTCGTCCAGCACCGCCGATGGTTCCTACAAGGCGGGAGACGCCGTCAACATCACAGTCAACTTTTCGGAAAACGTCACCGTCACCGGCACCCCGACCCTCACCCTGGAGACGGGGACCACCGACCGCACCATCGATTATGTCAGCGGCACGGGATCATCGGCTCTGGTGTTCACCTACACGGTTTCCGCCGGAGATACCGCCAGCGACCTCGACTACACCGCGACAAACGCCTTGAGCCTGAATGGTGGTGGCATCGCCGACAGTGCCGGCAACAGCGCGACCCTCACGCTCGCCGCCCCCGGCGCCGCCAATTCGCTGGGCAATTCCAAGGCCCTCGTCATCGACACCACCGTCCCCACGGTAACCTCAGTCACCTCGACCAGCAACAACGGCACCTATTATCCCGGCAACACCATCAACGTCACCGTCACTTTTTCCGAGGCCGTCACCGTCACCGGCACCCCGACCATCACCCTGGAAACGGGAACCACCGACCGTGACGTCGCCTATGCCAGCGGCTCCGGAACGAACACCCTGGTCTTTACCTATACGGTGCAGAGCGGCGACAACAGCGCCGACCTGGACTATACCGCCACCACTGCCCTTTCCCTCGGAGGCGGCAGTATCAACGATACCGCCGGCAACGCCGCGACCCTCACCCTTGCCGCCCCCGGCGCCGCCAATTCCCTCGGCGCCAACAAGGCATTGGTTGTGGCCCTGGCCCCTTCGGTCACATCGGTTTCCGCCACCACCGCCAACGGAAGTTACAAGAGCGGTGACGCCATCGCGGTAACGGTCACCTTTTCGGAGGCAGTGACCGTCACCGGAACGCCGACGATCACCCTGGAAACGGGCACCACCGACCGCAACGCCACCTATGCGAGCGGTTCCGGAACCACAACCTTGACCTTTAATTACACCGTTCAGGCCGGCGACGGCAGCGGCGATCTCGATTATACCGCGACCAACGCCCTGGGCCTGAACGGCGGCACCATCCAAAACGGCCAAGCCGTCGCCGCGAGCCTCACCCTCGCCAGTCCCGGCGCCGCCAACTCCCTCGGCGCCAACAAGGCGATCGTCATCGACACCACCAGTCCCACCGTTTCCTCGGTCAACGCCACCACCGGCGACGGTTCCTACAAACAGGGCGATACGATCAACATAATCGTCAACTTCTCCGAAGCCATCACCGTCGCCACCGGCGGCGGCACCCCCTACCTGACCCTGGAGACGGGAACCACCGACCGCAACGCCACCTATGCCAGCGGCACGGGATCGACCACGCTTGTCTTTTCCTACACCGTCCAGGCAGGCGACACTTCGAGCGATCTTGAGGCCGTTTCCACCGCTGCCCTCGTGTCCAACGGCGGCACCCTCAAGGATACCGCCGGAAACGACGCCACCCTCACCCTCGCAAGCCCCGGCGCCGCCAACTCCCTTGGTGCCAACAGGGCGATCGTCATCGATACCACCAGCCCTACTGTTTCGTCGGTCAGCGCCTTCACCGCCAACGGCTCCTATAATGGCGGTATCGTCATCGTGACCGTCACCTTTTCCGAGGCCATCACCGTCGCCTCCGGTATTGGCGCCCCCTACCTGACCCTGGAGACGGGAACCATCGACCGCAATGCCATTTATATCAATGGTTCGGGATCGACTTCTCTTGCCTTTCTTTACATCGTTCAGGCGGGTGACACATCGAGCGACCTGGACGCCGTGTCCACCGCGGCCCTCGTATTGAACGGCAGCACCTTCAAGGATGCCGCCGGCAACGACGCCACCCTCACCCTTGCCAGCCCCGGCGCCGCCAACTCCCTCGGCGCCAACAAGGCGATCGTCATCGACACCACCAGCCCCACGGTTTCCTCGGTCACCTCCACCACCGCCAACGGCTCCTACAAACAAGGCGATACCGTCAACGTGACCGTCACCTTTTCCGAGGCCATCACCGTCGCCACCGGTGGTGGCACCCCCTACCTGACCCTGGAGACGGGGACCACCGACCGCAACGCCACCTATGCCAGTGGCTCCGGATCAACCGACCTTGTCTTTTCCTACACCGTCCAGGCAGGCGACACTTCGAGCGACCTTGATGCCGTTTCCACCGCCGCCCTCGTGTCCAACGGCGGCACGCTCAGGGATGCCGCCGGCAACGACGCCACCCTCACCCTGGCCAGTCCTGGCGCCGCCAATTCGTTCGGTGCCAACAAGGCGATCGTCATCGATACCACCAGTCCCACAGTCACTTCGGTCGGTTCGACAACCGCCAATGGCACCTATTTTCCAGGGAATACCATCGACATTACGGTACTGTTCTCGGAAGCGGTGACCGTCACCGGAACACCGACACTCACCCTCGAAACCGGAACCACCGATCGCAGCGTCAATTATTCCAGCGGATCCGGGACCACGACCCTTGTTTTTTCTTATACCGTGCAAACAGGGGATCTGAGCAATGATCTGGATTATACCACGACGACCGCCCTGGCCTTGAATGGCGGCACCATCAACGATGCCGCAGGAAATGCCGCGACCCTCACCCTGGCGACCCCGGGAAATGCCAACTCCCTGGGAAATGCCAAGGCCATCGTTCTGGCGTCGCTACCCACCGTCACGGATGTTACCTCAAGCACTGCCAATGGCCTGTACAAGGTGGGTGATACCCTTGCCCTCACCGTCACCTTTACAGAGGCCGTGACCGTCACCGGAACCCCAACGATCACCCTGGAAACGGGAACCACCGACCGCAGCGCCACCTATGCCAGTGGTTCCGGAACCACGACCTTGACCTTTAATTACACCGTTCAGGCCGGCGACGGCAGCGGCGATCTCGATTATACCGCGACCAACGCCCTTGGCCTGAACGGCGGCACCATCCAAAACGGCCAAGCCGTCGCCGCGAGCCTCACCCTCGCCAGTCCCGGCGCCGCCAACTCCCTCGGCGCCAACAAGGCGATCGTCATCGACACCACCAGCCCCACGGTTTCCTCGGTCACCTCCACCACCGCCGACGGTTCCTACAAACAGGGCGATACCGTCAACGTAACCGTCACCTTTTCCGAAGCCATCACCGTCACCACCGGCGGCGGCACCTCCTATTTGACATTGGAAACGGGGACCACCGACCGCAATGCCACTTATGCCAGTGGTTCGGGATCGACTTCTCTTGTCTTTTCTTACATCGTTCAGGCGGGTGACACATCGAGCGACCTGGACGCCGTGTCCACCGCGGCCCTCGTATTGAACGGCAGCACCTTCAAGGATGCCGCCGGCAACGACGCCACCCTCACCCTTGCCAGCCCCGGCGCCGTCAATTCTCTTGGCAATGCCAAGGCGATCGTCATCGACACCACCCCGGCGGTCGTCAATCGGGTATCCTCCATCACGAGCAATGGCACCTACAAGGAAGGAGATACCCTGAGGATCACCGTCCATTTTTCCGAAAACGTCACGGTCACGCAAACCCCCACCCTGACACTCGAAACAGGAAAGACCGATCGCGCCGTGAATTATGCCAGTGGTTCGGGAACCGACACACTGACATTCACCTACACGATACAACCGGGAGATGTCAGCGAAGACCTTGACACCATCGCCACCACCGCGCTCGCACTGAATGGCGGCACGATTGCCGATGCCGCCGGCAACGCCGCTTCGCTCCTCCTTCCCACCCCCGGTTCAAGCCGTTCCCTCGGTCAAAACAAGGATTTCCTCATCGATACCACCCCTCCCGCCGTCGTCCAGATCACCTCCACCGCTGCCGACACAACCTTCAAGAGCGGAGAGACCATCCCCATATCCGTCCATTTTTCCGAAACGGTTTTCGTCACCGCCACCCCCGGACTCACCCTGGAGACGGGAACGACCGATCGAACGGCGCGATACCGCCAGGGATCGGGTTCATCGACGTTGGTGTTCGACTATACGGTGGCTGAGGGTGATTTCAATGGCGATCTGGACCTTGTCGCCTTGAACCCGCTTTCACTTGACGGGGCAACCATCAAGGATGGCGCGGGACACGCCGCATCCACCCTGCTGCCGGATCCGGGAACCCCGCTTTCGCTCGGTGGATCGAAGAACATCGTCGCCGACGGGATGGCCCCGGCCATTCTGTCCATCACCTCGCCCGCGGTCGATGGAACCTACAAGGAAGCGGATCGGATCACGGTGACCCTTCATTTTTCGGAGGCGGTCCTGGTAACCGGAACGCCAACCCTGACGTTGGAGACGGGAACGACCGATCGGGAGGCCATTTTTTCGGGAGGGTCCGGGACTACGGCGATCGATTTTTCCTATACCGTGCAACAAGGCGATGCCAGTTCGAATCTTGACATCACAGGACCCTCGGCACTGTCTTACAATGGCGGAGCCATTCGCGATCCAGCCGGCAACCCTGCCGATCTTGCGTTGCCGTCCCCAGGATCCACCCGTTCCCTTGGCCATGGCAGAACGATCATCATCGATACCGCCGCGACGACCCCATCAACGCCCGTCACCCCTGAAACCGCGCCATCGACCGCGGCAACGACCACCCCTGCCGCATCGTCATCGAATACAACACCCACTGCCTCCACCCCGAATCCGACCCCTCTGATTCCCGTGCCGCCCGTTTCGACGCCCCTGGTGACCTCATCCGTTGCCGCGCCAAGCACAACCGCCACACCCGGTATCGCCCCCACGGGGCCAATTTTATCCTCTTCCACCAACGTGGCTGCCGTCGTCACCTTCGCCTCCACGGGGGCCAATCTGGATATCAACAACGGTCCGATCGCCCCCATCGTCACTTTTACCACCTCGACACCGCCACCGACGACACTCCCCGCCACCAGCAACCCATCAGCCCCCACCTCCATCCTGGCACCATCCACGGTCGTGTCGCCCAGTCCGCTCGTCGATACCGTCCTGACGACGTTTCCGTCCCTGATTCTTCAGCCCTCCACCACGGCAACCGCCCCATCCAGCCCCCCCCCGGTCCCACCCGCCGCGCCAACACCAACAACGCCAGGGCCAACCGCGCCCACGGTTTCCCCTTCGGGTACCGGGACCACACCCCCATCCCCCTCCGGAATCACCCTGACTTCCAATGCCGGATTTCCTGTCGCCTCGGGTACGCCCGCCATCCCCCCCGGAGCGTCGGGACTGTTTCTGGCCGATGGCATTCCCGACATGAACGCCACCATTGGCGGCAATGTCGATTTTTCCGTCCCTTCGACCGCCTTTGCCCACTCGGATGGCAACGCGGTCGTACAACTGTCGGCACAGCAGGCGGATGGCCAGTCCCTGCCCAACTGGCTGCAATTCGATCCAAGGACGGGAAAGTTTTCCGGCCAGCCCCCGGAAGGATTCGACGGCAATCTGAACATCAAGGTCATCGCTCGGGACAACAATGGCCGCGAAGCGGTCGCGGTATTCCGGGTCAAGATGGGTCAGGAACGGACCGGAAACACCGACCGCGGGGCTTCATGGCTGCATCCGTCGGCGATTCGACCCGTTCTGGCTCGCTGGGGGGCGATGGACAGGGACCAACCCATTCAGGAAGGATCGCCCGGCCTTTCCCGTCAACTGGCACACCATGGCCGGACAGGATGGATCGAGCGTACCCTGCGCTTGCAACACGCCGCTGAAAGAATGGCTACGTCACGGAACATGGTATCGAAAGGATGA
- a CDS encoding tetratricopeptide repeat protein, producing MLNLNWMIVLVVTGFLLAMGVIVIAWRRLNQKPVEAQDWKRNRAETLWKDAVDLQSRGSFAKALEKWNQSAFMESDSSKPRPGFLGQVHNELGYCCFRLGRFKESEENFTRALSFFRKNSVWATFDIAFTLNNYALLCLETGRQDRAMKMIRRSMKIFSSGLGERAPQMVHVLNNLARAHLRTGAYGKALEVLGRARDIALHSLLPNYPETLLAKELLAETHQQLGNLDEAERLLQEVVASTRALHGPDHPGVLPALNALGRFYLRKGFHEKSEGLHECMLGIVRDHFGPGHLFVGEFLNQFSCLKMKIDRISAAREMVEEGRSILERVDKPAHPAFLINIYLRMWLAVHDDDWQQGIKLLRQGMILLQIRELSWMQTSFSHLALRLLVRMGKLDGAVFLGKLGVRVMLEEKENAGHGHGAPGWLLPPSEYPLWIDLGRILRGQGRLFEAQALGAWLPRDRKVISSLHGKILEYLKTGWQKTEQEQVWEDAVAEWRRQVAQVFYPEVTAEEGKKAQPVQPAQRLKDEGVMRPVEEHLDRVVGLLIN from the coding sequence ATGTTGAACCTCAATTGGATGATCGTTCTTGTCGTTACCGGATTTTTGCTGGCGATGGGGGTGATTGTCATCGCCTGGCGCCGCTTGAACCAAAAGCCGGTCGAGGCCCAGGATTGGAAGCGAAACCGGGCCGAAACATTGTGGAAGGATGCGGTTGATCTGCAATCCAGGGGCAGTTTTGCCAAGGCCCTGGAAAAATGGAATCAGTCTGCCTTCATGGAATCCGACAGTTCCAAACCGCGTCCCGGTTTTCTCGGTCAGGTCCACAACGAACTGGGATATTGCTGTTTCCGCCTGGGTCGATTCAAGGAATCGGAGGAAAATTTTACCCGTGCGCTGTCTTTTTTCAGGAAAAACAGTGTTTGGGCAACCTTTGATATTGCATTCACCCTGAACAATTATGCCCTGTTGTGTCTGGAGACGGGTCGTCAGGATCGGGCGATGAAGATGATCCGGCGATCCATGAAGATTTTCTCCTCGGGCCTTGGGGAGCGAGCGCCGCAGATGGTGCATGTGCTCAACAATCTGGCCCGGGCGCATCTGCGGACCGGTGCCTACGGCAAGGCCCTTGAAGTTTTGGGACGGGCCCGGGACATCGCCCTGCATTCCTTGTTGCCCAATTATCCTGAAACCTTGCTGGCCAAGGAACTTTTGGCCGAAACCCACCAGCAGTTGGGCAATCTTGACGAAGCCGAGCGGTTGTTGCAGGAGGTGGTGGCCTCCACCCGGGCGTTGCACGGTCCGGACCATCCGGGAGTTCTTCCGGCGCTGAACGCCTTGGGGCGGTTTTATCTGCGCAAGGGATTCCATGAAAAATCGGAAGGGCTCCATGAATGTATGCTTGGCATCGTTCGCGATCATTTTGGTCCAGGGCATTTGTTCGTCGGCGAATTTTTAAATCAATTTTCCTGTTTGAAAATGAAAATTGACCGTATTTCCGCAGCGCGGGAGATGGTGGAGGAGGGACGTTCCATTCTGGAACGGGTGGACAAACCGGCGCACCCTGCATTTTTGATCAACATTTATTTGCGAATGTGGCTGGCCGTTCATGATGATGATTGGCAACAGGGAATAAAATTGTTGCGTCAGGGGATGATTCTATTGCAGATCAGGGAATTATCCTGGATGCAAACCAGTTTTTCCCATTTGGCGCTGCGGTTGCTGGTTCGGATGGGGAAACTGGATGGGGCGGTTTTCCTTGGCAAGCTGGGGGTTCGAGTGATGTTGGAGGAAAAGGAGAATGCAGGTCACGGGCATGGGGCGCCGGGATGGCTTTTGCCGCCATCGGAGTATCCCCTTTGGATCGATCTGGGACGGATCCTGCGTGGCCAGGGACGTCTTTTCGAGGCCCAGGCCTTGGGCGCATGGTTGCCCAGGGATCGGAAGGTGATTTCATCGTTGCACGGAAAGATTCTTGAATACCTGAAGACAGGTTGGCAAAAGACGGAACAGGAACAGGTCTGGGAGGATGCGGTGGCGGAGTGGCGACGACAGGTCGCCCAGGTGTTCTATCCCGAGGTCACGGCGGAAGAAGGGAAGAAAGCCCAACCGGTACAACCGGCGCAACGATTGAAGGATGAAGGGGTGATGCGACCGGTCGAGGAACATCTGGATCGGGTTGTTGGTTTGTTGATAAATTGA
- a CDS encoding DUF4080 domain-containing protein — MSMFDATATRSVPMNPGGILLTTLNARYRHTALGLRCLKANLEELAPDCRIMEFDIHDRPVDIAESLLHHRPAIIGIGVYVWNVEPVAQLLEILKAIAPETLLILGGPEAGYAPDNAAWHAPADLRVAGEGEWIFRDLCRQHRANRRIQPPANKRIVAPPIDLSQAILPYGLYDVQDIKHRFTYVEACRGCPCGCIFCLSANDAPMRQVPIDRFLDAMENLLDRGARQFKFVDRSFNLNSAHALAILDFFLERLSPELFLHFEMLPGHLPRPLKDRLALFPKGTVQLEIGLQTFNATTHRHIQRRQNNNSADKTLSWLRTHTQVHLHTDLILGLPGESLPSMAQGFDRLLRLQPHEIQVGLLKRLHGTALARRDDLKHITFNPCPPYDILENDQIDFATMQRLRRFARYWDLIGNSGRFPHFIDWLRGQKTPFASFLTLSDWLFATTRQTHRIALPRLFRLMAQGLIQSLKLDPDTAHPILQQDWKVCGYGEDPVWEMDGRSGQPD; from the coding sequence ATGTCCATGTTCGATGCCACCGCGACACGGTCTGTCCCCATGAATCCGGGTGGCATCCTCCTCACCACCCTCAACGCCCGTTATCGTCATACCGCCCTGGGCTTGCGTTGCCTCAAGGCCAATCTTGAAGAACTCGCCCCCGACTGTCGCATCATGGAATTCGACATCCATGACCGTCCGGTCGATATTGCCGAAAGCCTTCTGCACCATCGTCCCGCCATCATCGGCATCGGGGTCTACGTCTGGAACGTGGAACCGGTGGCGCAACTCCTGGAAATCCTGAAAGCCATCGCCCCCGAAACACTTCTGATCCTGGGCGGACCCGAGGCGGGTTACGCCCCCGACAACGCCGCCTGGCACGCCCCCGCCGACCTGCGCGTCGCCGGCGAGGGCGAATGGATCTTTCGCGACCTGTGCCGCCAACACCGCGCCAACCGCCGGATCCAACCACCCGCAAACAAACGGATCGTCGCGCCACCCATCGATCTTTCCCAGGCAATCCTCCCCTATGGACTCTACGATGTCCAGGATATTAAACACCGGTTCACCTACGTCGAGGCCTGCCGGGGTTGTCCATGCGGCTGCATCTTCTGCCTTTCGGCCAACGATGCCCCCATGCGACAGGTTCCCATCGACCGTTTTCTCGACGCCATGGAAAACCTGCTCGACCGCGGGGCGCGACAGTTCAAGTTTGTCGATCGCTCCTTCAATCTGAACAGCGCCCATGCCCTGGCCATCCTCGATTTTTTCCTCGAACGCCTCTCCCCCGAGCTGTTCTTGCACTTCGAAATGCTTCCCGGACATCTGCCCCGACCCCTGAAAGACCGACTGGCCCTGTTCCCAAAAGGGACCGTGCAACTGGAAATCGGTCTGCAAACCTTCAATGCCACCACCCACCGTCACATCCAACGCCGCCAGAACAACAACAGCGCCGACAAAACCCTTTCCTGGCTCCGCACCCATACCCAGGTCCACCTGCACACCGACCTGATTCTGGGCCTGCCCGGAGAATCGCTGCCCTCGATGGCCCAGGGCTTCGATCGATTGCTGCGTCTCCAACCCCACGAAATTCAGGTCGGTCTGCTCAAACGATTGCACGGAACCGCCCTGGCACGTCGCGATGACCTCAAGCACATCACCTTCAATCCCTGCCCCCCCTACGACATTCTTGAAAACGACCAGATCGATTTCGCCACCATGCAGCGATTGCGCCGGTTCGCACGCTATTGGGACCTGATCGGAAATTCAGGCCGCTTTCCCCATTTCATCGACTGGCTGCGTGGCCAGAAAACCCCGTTCGCCTCATTCCTGACCCTTTCCGACTGGTTGTTCGCCACCACCCGGCAAACCCACCGGATCGCCCTGCCACGATTGTTCCGATTGATGGCCCAGGGTTTGATCCAATCCTTGAAACTGGATCCCGACACGGCCCATCCGATCCTGCAACAGGACTGGAAGGTTTGCGGATACGGGGAAGACCCGGTCTGGGAAATGGATGGACGCTCCGGACAACCGGACTGA